A single Methanospirillum lacunae DNA region contains:
- a CDS encoding TetR/AcrR family transcriptional regulator, with translation MGIAERKKREKEKRRADILEAAQRLFFSRTFEEVSMDEIAKEVELNKATLYLYFKNKEDIYATIVLQGIEILKAKYKHCMDTDAPGIVKVALMGQAYFQFSQEYPEYLRMIHFYGSERFSKENPCNADIGKGYGICRLILRDAVQLGIDDGSIRSDLDPFLTSMYLMISFMNNLSMEAKWKLVIEAEGFSFNQYASEVFRFIIPSIISKEKAASLDIRDFAKYGFNLSDNITI, from the coding sequence ATGGGAATTGCAGAACGAAAAAAGCGGGAAAAGGAAAAAAGAAGAGCAGATATTCTCGAAGCTGCACAGCGGCTCTTCTTCTCCCGGACCTTTGAAGAAGTCTCCATGGATGAGATTGCCAAGGAAGTTGAACTGAATAAAGCAACCCTCTATCTCTATTTTAAAAACAAAGAAGACATCTATGCAACCATAGTTCTCCAGGGTATCGAGATCCTGAAAGCAAAATATAAACACTGCATGGACACGGACGCCCCGGGAATTGTCAAAGTAGCCCTGATGGGACAGGCCTATTTTCAGTTCTCACAGGAATATCCGGAATATCTCCGGATGATACATTTTTATGGATCTGAACGCTTTTCAAAGGAGAATCCATGCAACGCAGATATTGGGAAAGGATATGGGATATGTCGTTTGATCCTCCGTGATGCAGTTCAGTTGGGCATTGATGACGGATCCATCAGATCAGATCTCGATCCATTCCTCACTTCCATGTACCTCATGATCTCGTTCATGAATAACCTTTCAATGGAGGCAAAATGGAAATTGGTGATAGAAGCAGAGGGATTCAGTTTCAATCAATACGCCAGTGAAGTCTTCCGGTTTATCATACCCTCGATAATCTCTAAAGAAAAAGCTGCCAGCCTGGATATCAGGGATTTTGCTAAATACGGGTTCAATTTATCAGATAATATAACGATCTAA
- a CDS encoding EFR1 family ferrodoxin (N-terminal region resembles flavodoxins. C-terminal ferrodoxin region binds two 4Fe-4S clusters.), translating to MEIKSTKLLYFSPTGTTKTVLSAIARGLNPDKTEQIDITTPKGREQSVETSEDELLIIGVPVYMGRIPALIVDWLNEIRAHQTPTVCVVVYGNRIYEDALLELKNIVKKCGGIPIAGGAYIGEHSFSKDDTPIAVGRPDTHDLHHAEEFGRKIKDKLQSLSSGSMISEIELPGEFPYRSDSKLWIVDFIAVNDDCTDCGHCVEICPSGAIDPQNSSKIDTEKCITCCACIKNCPVHARSMKPGLVQEASVRLFTLYSDPKMPENYL from the coding sequence ATGGAGATCAAATCAACGAAATTACTATATTTCTCACCAACAGGAACTACAAAAACAGTCCTGTCAGCAATCGCTCGTGGCCTGAACCCAGATAAAACCGAACAGATCGATATTACCACACCGAAAGGAAGAGAGCAATCAGTAGAAACTTCAGAAGACGAGTTGCTCATTATTGGTGTTCCGGTATACATGGGACGGATACCGGCCCTCATAGTCGATTGGCTCAATGAAATCCGTGCTCACCAGACACCAACTGTATGTGTTGTTGTATATGGAAACCGGATATACGAAGATGCATTACTTGAACTGAAAAATATTGTGAAGAAATGCGGCGGGATTCCCATTGCCGGAGGAGCATACATCGGAGAACACTCATTCTCAAAAGATGATACGCCGATTGCAGTAGGACGACCAGATACACATGATCTGCATCATGCAGAAGAATTTGGAAGAAAAATAAAAGATAAACTGCAGTCCCTCTCTTCAGGATCAATGATCTCTGAAATTGAACTTCCAGGGGAATTCCCATATCGGAGTGATTCAAAATTATGGATTGTAGATTTCATAGCAGTGAATGATGATTGCACAGATTGTGGTCATTGCGTTGAAATATGCCCTTCAGGAGCCATCGACCCACAAAACAGTTCAAAAATTGACACTGAAAAATGTATTACCTGTTGTGCATGTATCAAAAATTGTCCGGTGCATGCCAGATCAATGAAACCCGGTCTCGTACAGGAGGCGTCGGTACGACTCTTTACTTTGTACAGCGACCCCAAAATGCCGGAAAATTATCTGTAA
- a CDS encoding flavodoxin family protein: MEIVPDLNPLLIVYSYHHNNTLKIARKISEILNAEIKTPLEINLDSLSDYTLIGFGSGIYSAKHHESLLSLADKLPPGENKPAFLFSTAALTGESKTRNDHRSLREKLESKGYFIIGDFSCKGFNTNSFLKYLGGMNKGRPNEQDLKDAEAFAHRMKEKVLEPATQNPRTPIE; encoded by the coding sequence ATGGAAATAGTACCTGATCTTAACCCTCTCCTGATCGTCTACTCATATCACCATAATAATACTCTCAAGATTGCCCGGAAAATATCAGAGATTCTCAATGCAGAAATAAAAACTCCTCTTGAAATTAACCTTGATAGTCTATCTGACTATACCCTCATTGGATTTGGGTCAGGGATATATTCAGCAAAACATCATGAATCCCTGTTATCTCTGGCAGATAAACTCCCACCGGGTGAGAATAAACCGGCATTTCTGTTCTCTACAGCGGCATTAACCGGTGAGTCAAAAACCAGGAATGATCATCGTTCACTTCGTGAAAAACTTGAATCAAAAGGATATTTCATAATAGGAGATTTCAGCTGCAAAGGGTTCAATACGAATAGTTTTTTGAAATATCTCGGAGGTATGAATAAAGGAAGACCAAATGAACAGGACCTGAAAGATGCAGAGGCTTTTGCACACCGAATGAAAGAAAAAGTGTTAGAGCCTGCTACTCAAAACCCACGTACACCGATAGAATAG
- a CDS encoding ATP-dependent helicase: MMNKYLTYILNDPHPLSDSQKEAVLADSQYVRLIAGAGAGKTETLTRRILYLLFEKHFSPGSIVAFTFTEKAAASMKNRIFKRVLGLGAVEIYNTLGDMYIGTIHGFCNRILEEKFGYGSWEVLDENQEMALLINISDRIGLTNGRNTTDKASIFKQSLSVMYNDLLSRDEIEKQAPEFFASVRAYEAYLDRFHLLTFDRMITLALTHLQEHPDVTRSIRHLIVDEYQDINPAQEALIKTIGLNDIFVVGDPRQTIFQWRGSDEGCFQRFATFYPDVYDIVLPENRRSGKQIVTVANTLASHFRTGPYEPMTATRPDAGAVYRIDYPTAGDEAEGVADQILTLVNSGSCRYQDIGILLRSVNNSATPFIQALRRYHIPFILSGQVGLFKRQEILALAKIFCWLSPKGFFPASIKDRKNTVSGDLLLDSAIDDWFSVVSPVYTKEVVRKTLGYWKLAVLENKAYRNFTTAYYNLLSILGFHALSPDNAEDAVVMGNIASFGRVLADFESSHHYGGKTGDIAQFLRDLHWYLFLYAYWRYEESAGEQDSAVDAVRLSTVHQAKGLEWPVVFVPALIDGKFPSSRVGERKNWLIPRELFPALRYEGNTEAERQLFYVALTRARDLVCLSWYEEEGDSGMQPTQFIEDEIGREPVIPHPYTRPVPGVACQAPEPDAELHSFSAKDLILFQQCPYRYRLNKEWGFLPGLSPDLGFGNALHFCLGEISNLLKQGVPVEQAVDQSIESGFFLPYADRSRFLGMKRVAHQRLLSYATKRKEDLLRVYASEFRIEFPVRNGTIIGKIDVMLDSTEGIEIQDYKTSDEVIAPEAGAMQVKIYAYGLRLLGKPVSSAGVAYIEEARVDPVPVRDTEIDGVREIVEGLIDQIQEKRFPGKPGKQCGSCDYFQICRFR; encoded by the coding sequence ATGATGAATAAATATCTCACGTATATTCTCAATGATCCTCACCCTCTTTCAGATTCACAGAAAGAAGCCGTCCTTGCAGATAGCCAATATGTCCGCCTCATAGCCGGAGCCGGGGCAGGAAAAACAGAGACCCTGACCCGGAGAATCCTCTACCTGCTCTTTGAGAAACACTTCTCTCCCGGATCCATCGTCGCATTCACGTTCACTGAAAAAGCAGCCGCCTCGATGAAGAACAGGATCTTCAAACGAGTATTGGGTCTTGGAGCCGTGGAGATCTACAATACACTCGGTGACATGTATATCGGGACCATCCACGGGTTCTGTAACCGGATCCTGGAAGAGAAGTTTGGATACGGGTCATGGGAGGTCCTGGATGAGAATCAGGAGATGGCTCTTTTAATCAATATCAGTGATCGGATCGGTCTTACAAACGGGAGAAACACCACCGACAAGGCATCCATATTCAAGCAGAGCCTCTCTGTGATGTATAACGATCTCCTCTCCCGGGATGAGATCGAAAAACAGGCTCCTGAGTTTTTTGCTTCGGTCAGGGCCTACGAAGCGTATCTTGACCGGTTCCACCTGCTCACGTTCGACCGGATGATAACGCTTGCTCTCACTCATCTTCAGGAACATCCGGATGTGACCCGGAGTATCAGGCATCTGATCGTGGATGAGTACCAGGATATCAATCCGGCACAGGAGGCGTTGATCAAGACCATCGGCCTGAATGATATCTTTGTTGTCGGTGATCCACGGCAGACCATCTTCCAGTGGAGAGGATCTGATGAAGGGTGTTTCCAGCGGTTTGCAACCTTCTACCCGGATGTCTATGATATTGTGCTGCCTGAAAACCGGAGAAGCGGAAAACAGATAGTAACCGTTGCAAATACGCTTGCCTCTCATTTCAGAACCGGACCGTACGAACCGATGACTGCAACACGGCCTGATGCCGGGGCTGTGTACCGGATCGATTATCCGACGGCCGGGGATGAGGCTGAAGGAGTTGCTGATCAGATCCTCACTCTGGTGAACTCCGGGTCATGCAGGTACCAGGATATTGGAATTCTGCTTCGGAGTGTGAACAACAGTGCAACGCCATTTATCCAGGCACTCCGCAGGTATCATATTCCGTTTATCCTGTCAGGTCAGGTCGGTCTGTTCAAGAGACAGGAGATCCTGGCACTTGCTAAGATCTTCTGCTGGCTCTCCCCGAAGGGGTTCTTCCCGGCATCCATCAAAGACCGGAAGAACACGGTTTCCGGGGATCTTCTCCTTGATTCAGCGATTGATGACTGGTTTTCAGTGGTGTCACCGGTCTATACAAAAGAGGTTGTCAGAAAGACGCTCGGGTACTGGAAGCTGGCAGTTCTTGAGAATAAAGCGTACCGGAACTTCACAACAGCATACTACAATCTTCTTTCAATCCTTGGGTTTCACGCCTTATCACCGGATAATGCTGAAGATGCGGTAGTGATGGGCAACATCGCCAGTTTTGGAAGGGTGCTTGCCGACTTTGAGTCTTCCCACCATTACGGGGGAAAGACCGGTGATATCGCTCAATTTCTCCGGGATCTCCACTGGTATCTGTTTCTGTATGCATACTGGCGATACGAGGAGTCTGCCGGTGAGCAGGATAGTGCTGTAGATGCAGTCCGCCTTTCCACTGTTCACCAGGCAAAAGGGCTTGAATGGCCGGTTGTGTTCGTTCCTGCCCTGATTGACGGGAAGTTTCCCTCATCCCGGGTTGGAGAGAGGAAGAACTGGCTTATTCCCCGTGAACTCTTCCCTGCTCTCCGGTACGAGGGCAACACCGAGGCTGAACGTCAGTTATTTTACGTCGCCTTAACCCGGGCCCGGGATCTGGTATGCCTGAGCTGGTACGAGGAGGAGGGCGATTCAGGCATGCAACCGACACAGTTTATCGAAGATGAGATAGGTAGGGAACCGGTCATTCCTCATCCATATACCCGGCCTGTTCCAGGAGTGGCTTGTCAGGCCCCGGAGCCTGATGCCGAACTCCATTCATTTTCTGCAAAAGATCTCATCCTCTTTCAGCAATGTCCATACCGGTACCGTCTGAATAAGGAATGGGGGTTCCTTCCCGGGCTCTCTCCTGATCTCGGGTTTGGAAATGCTCTTCACTTCTGTCTAGGTGAGATCTCAAACCTGCTCAAACAGGGTGTTCCTGTAGAGCAGGCAGTGGACCAGTCTATAGAGTCCGGGTTCTTTCTGCCATATGCAGACCGGAGCCGGTTTCTTGGTATGAAACGGGTGGCTCATCAGCGGCTTTTGTCGTATGCAACCAAGAGAAAGGAGGATCTTCTCCGGGTTTATGCATCTGAATTCAGGATTGAGTTCCCGGTCCGGAACGGAACGATCATCGGCAAGATTGATGTGATGCTCGATTCAACCGAAGGGATTGAGATACAGGATTACAAAACCTCTGATGAAGTGATTGCTCCCGAAGCAGGAGCAATGCAGGTGAAGATATATGCCTACGGGCTCCGGCTTCTTGGTAAACCGGTCTCATCGGCAGGGGTTGCATATATCGAAGAAGCACGGGTTGATCCGGTTCCGGTCCGGGATACTGAGATCGATGGAGTCCGGGAGATTGTTGAGGGGCTGATTGATCAGATCCAGGAGAAGAGGTTTCCGGGAAAACCAGGGAAACAGTGTGGTTCGTGCGATTATTTCCAGATATGCAGGTTTCGGTAA
- a CDS encoding nucleotidyltransferase family protein has translation MMKIKDLPSEVRSNIIPHFQISSMWIFGSAIRDDYSEDSDIDLVVEFMPDARITLLTLASLQTDLERIFGRKVDLITRKAIDDFMNPIMRQEILSTMVRIYGS, from the coding sequence ATGATGAAAATTAAAGATCTCCCATCAGAAGTACGATCTAATATTATTCCTCATTTTCAGATCTCTTCGATGTGGATCTTTGGTTCAGCAATTCGTGATGATTATTCAGAAGATAGCGATATCGATCTGGTTGTTGAGTTTATGCCGGATGCACGAATTACACTTCTTACACTTGCTTCACTACAGACCGATCTGGAGAGGATATTTGGAAGAAAGGTTGATCTCATCACCCGGAAAGCTATCGATGATTTCATGAATCCGATTATGAGACAAGAAATTCTCTCAACTATGGTGAGAATATATGGATCGTGA
- a CDS encoding helix-turn-helix domain-containing protein — MSQPEGKTLEFKRDLSSPKNILKTIVAFANTAGGRIIIGVEDSSRTITGVTDPLDEEERLCSLIADLIAPRLVPDVDLISVGEKTLLSVQVYPSGQRPHFLKKEGPIEGVYVRLGSTNRKADQELIAELSRSCSGTSFDEMPVPDLTIEDLDLNAAKRWFTGVRELHDKELVTLRFLTSIQGKFVPTCGGVLLFGKRRDDYFPDAWVQCGRFIGTDKAEIFDHIEIHEHLPDAVESIILFLKKHAMRGADFSEIRRKDLWSIPLIMLREAVINAIVHADYSQKGAPIRVAFFDNRIEIENPGILLPGMTIEDVKQGVSKIRNRVIARVFRELDLIEQWGSGFRRILREAEELGLTDPVIEEIGMRVRVTIFLAETHQIQVTEQVTEQVTEQVTRLINCLNNKDMSLREMMSSVGLNHRPTFMYDYLKPAMDRGFVEMTHPDSPKSPKQRYRLTRRGKAVLSEKGG; from the coding sequence ATCTCTCAACCGGAGGGAAAGACACTCGAATTTAAGCGGGACCTTTCATCACCCAAAAATATTCTCAAAACAATCGTAGCCTTCGCTAATACTGCAGGTGGCCGAATTATTATAGGAGTTGAAGATTCTTCCCGGACGATAACCGGCGTTACTGATCCTCTCGACGAAGAAGAACGACTCTGTAGTCTCATCGCTGATTTGATTGCACCCAGGCTCGTCCCTGATGTGGATCTGATATCTGTAGGAGAGAAGACGCTTCTCTCGGTTCAGGTCTATCCAAGCGGCCAAAGGCCCCATTTTCTAAAAAAGGAAGGTCCAATAGAGGGAGTATATGTCCGGCTCGGGTCAACCAACCGGAAGGCAGATCAAGAACTTATTGCGGAATTATCGCGTTCCTGTTCAGGGACATCGTTTGATGAAATGCCGGTACCTGATCTTACGATTGAGGATCTTGATCTTAATGCAGCAAAGAGATGGTTTACAGGAGTTCGTGAACTGCATGATAAAGAACTGGTGACACTCCGTTTTCTCACGTCAATCCAGGGAAAGTTCGTTCCGACGTGTGGTGGAGTACTTCTCTTTGGAAAGAGACGTGATGATTATTTCCCTGATGCCTGGGTTCAGTGTGGACGCTTTATTGGGACTGATAAAGCGGAAATATTTGATCATATTGAGATTCATGAGCATCTTCCAGATGCAGTAGAAAGTATCATCCTTTTTCTCAAAAAGCATGCAATGAGAGGGGCAGATTTTTCGGAGATTCGACGAAAGGATCTCTGGAGTATTCCCCTCATTATGCTCCGGGAGGCAGTGATAAATGCTATCGTTCACGCTGATTATTCCCAGAAAGGAGCACCTATAAGGGTTGCATTTTTTGATAACCGCATTGAGATAGAGAATCCCGGTATACTTCTGCCTGGTATGACTATTGAGGATGTAAAGCAGGGTGTCTCGAAGATCAGGAACCGGGTGATTGCCCGGGTATTCAGAGAACTAGATCTGATTGAGCAATGGGGTTCAGGATTTCGAAGGATTCTTCGAGAGGCTGAGGAACTTGGGCTAACAGATCCGGTTATTGAAGAGATTGGGATGCGAGTCAGGGTGACGATATTCCTCGCAGAGACTCATCAGATACAAGTAACCGAACAAGTAACCGAACAAGTAACCGAACAAGTAACCCGATTGATAAATTGCCTAAATAATAAAGATATGAGCCTGAGAGAGATGATGTCCAGTGTGGGATTGAATCATCGTCCAACATTTATGTATGATTACCTGAAACCTGCTATGGACAGAGGTTTTGTTGAAATGACACATCCGGATTCACCGAAAAGCCCTAAACAGAGATACCGGCTTACCAGGCGGGGAAAAGCGGTGCTCTCTGAAAAGGGTGGATAA
- a CDS encoding nucleotidyltransferase family protein, whose protein sequence is MQRLTEKNRVTVIRDLTEVVPNLKTSFGVIRIGLFGSVIRGEQTNKSDIDILVEFKDEYKTLKNYVALVDYLESFFDSKVDLVTLESLEPYIQQYILNEVVWTPE, encoded by the coding sequence ATGCAGAGACTCACTGAGAAAAACAGGGTTACTGTTATCAGGGATCTAACAGAAGTAGTTCCGAATCTAAAAACCTCGTTCGGAGTTATCAGGATCGGCCTTTTCGGTTCTGTTATCAGGGGTGAGCAGACAAATAAGAGTGATATTGATATCCTCGTTGAATTCAAAGACGAATATAAAACCCTGAAAAATTACGTTGCGTTAGTTGATTATCTTGAGTCTTTCTTTGACAGTAAGGTAGATCTTGTTACACTTGAGAGTCTTGAGCCCTATATTCAGCAATATATTCTGAATGAGGTGGTCTGGACTCCAGAATAA
- a CDS encoding HepT-like ribonuclease domain-containing protein, protein MVKEKHQEIAWREIAVLRDRVIHGDFSIDYSIVWNVITNDIPEIKPKIFSLVKELGKQNQDSEP, encoded by the coding sequence ATTGTAAAAGAAAAACATCAGGAGATAGCCTGGCGTGAGATAGCAGTACTTCGTGACCGTGTCATTCATGGAGACTTTTCTATCGATTATTCTATCGTCTGGAATGTCATCACAAACGACATTCCTGAAATAAAACCAAAGATCTTCAGTCTGGTTAAAGAACTGGGTAAGCAAAACCAGGATTCGGAGCCGTGA
- a CDS encoding type II toxin-antitoxin system HicA family toxin: MIKILCKNFGFEISGRKGSHVRLSKSTSEGKVGTVIPMHDELAIGTLRFALKLAGITLEEF, from the coding sequence GTGATAAAAATTCTCTGTAAGAATTTCGGGTTTGAGATATCTGGCAGAAAGGGTAGTCATGTACGCCTTTCAAAAAGTACTTCTGAAGGAAAAGTTGGGACTGTTATTCCCATGCATGATGAATTAGCTATAGGAACTCTCCGATTTGCATTAAAACTAGCAGGAATCACACTCGAAGAGTTTTAA
- a CDS encoding type II toxin-antitoxin system HicB family antitoxin — MNTLTAIIHSEGELFLSFCSETGTVSQGNTIEEAIENLKEATELYLEEFPLSPISRSLITTFEVASVVTQ, encoded by the coding sequence ATGAACACCTTAACAGCAATAATTCATAGTGAGGGAGAATTATTCCTCTCATTCTGCTCTGAAACCGGAACGGTTAGCCAGGGGAATACTATTGAGGAAGCAATTGAAAATCTCAAAGAAGCAACCGAACTGTACCTGGAGGAGTTTCCTCTTTCCCCTATATCCAGGAGTCTGATTACCACATTTGAGGTAGCATCTGTTGTAACCCAATAA